In Haloterrigena turkmenica DSM 5511, a single genomic region encodes these proteins:
- a CDS encoding DUF7344 domain-containing protein, translating to MTPKTRNSQGAEIDDADVSSTRLFRAFAETRRQYALGYLAQKPAAIHLGDLAEYIALKEATPTYDRYQRILVDLHHQHLPHLCDAGLVQYDEATERLELAVDRDMIAPYLDLAEAGQ from the coding sequence ATGACGCCGAAAACACGAAATTCCCAGGGAGCCGAGATCGACGACGCGGACGTTTCCTCGACGCGACTGTTCAGGGCCTTCGCGGAGACCCGACGACAGTACGCGCTCGGCTATCTCGCCCAGAAGCCGGCGGCGATTCACCTCGGCGATCTCGCCGAGTACATCGCGCTCAAAGAAGCGACGCCGACGTACGACCGGTACCAGCGGATCCTCGTCGATCTGCACCACCAGCATCTCCCGCACCTCTGTGACGCGGGTCTCGTCCAATACGACGAGGCGACCGAACGTCTCGAGCTGGCGGTCGATCGCGACATGATCGCGCCGTATCTGGACCTCGCCGAAGCCGGGCAGTAA
- a CDS encoding thiol-disulfide oxidoreductase DCC family protein: MATDVPREDPIVLFDGVCNLCHGFVQFLVPRDTEGRFHFASLQSDIGQQLLAEYGLADHDLDSVVLLEGDEAYVKSDAVIRIGRLLGGGYRLLGPCRFLPRRLRDWAYDLVARHRYRLFGQKEQCMLPTGNVRDRFLE; encoded by the coding sequence ATGGCCACGGACGTACCGCGAGAGGATCCAATCGTGCTCTTCGACGGCGTCTGCAACCTCTGTCACGGGTTCGTGCAGTTTCTCGTCCCGCGGGACACCGAGGGCCGGTTTCACTTCGCGTCGCTGCAGTCCGACATCGGCCAGCAGTTGCTGGCCGAGTACGGCCTCGCCGACCACGACCTCGACTCGGTCGTGTTGCTCGAGGGCGACGAGGCGTACGTCAAGTCCGATGCGGTGATCCGGATCGGCCGGCTCCTGGGCGGTGGCTACCGACTGCTCGGGCCGTGTCGGTTCCTTCCCCGCCGACTGCGGGACTGGGCGTACGATCTCGTCGCGCGCCATCGCTACCGGCTGTTCGGGCAGAAAGAACAGTGTATGCTGCCGACCGGAAACGTCCGGGACCGGTTTCTCGAGTAG
- a CDS encoding HTTM domain-containing protein, translating to MWRSYRVAATTASHRSIMTGRLSLATLPDRARLRDALDRRFGIDARALAAFRIILGCTLLFDILHRSRELVAFYADAGAYPRALRLAVGNSRGEYSLHMLSGEPWAQALLFGLAALLALALIVGYRTRLVTFLSLVLLVSVHFRNPLVLNGADRLLREVLLLALFLPLGRRWAVDALGDDREDGDDQSREPGSETRTGTGSENWVVTPATAAVLVYVVGFFANNGQHKRLGDTWTTGEALGYALRQDHMTILVGDHVVDYPLLLEVGTYGWLALVVGAPLLLVLTGWLRTAYVGAFLGATAGLGLSMAVGLFPAVLTAVLVLFLPSFVWDRLEATVAACCERVGPLERLRSRTGALTSRIGPPRSLGSVLPSQIRNRRHRLRSVLLGGVLLVVVLWTVGLLGYADAFESVDAVDPDDNQWTMYAPNPSTSYGWYVVEAELESGEEMDVLRNEALREGPPPDASETLPSFRWRKFMNSLDDDEARADRFGTYMCDRAADQFDSPVERIEVTYHYRSIEPDGDDPTTGTATRVETTCAAT from the coding sequence ATGTGGCGCAGCTATCGGGTCGCTGCGACGACGGCGTCCCACCGCTCGATCATGACCGGCCGTCTCTCCCTCGCGACGCTGCCCGACCGCGCTCGGCTCCGTGACGCGCTCGATCGCCGTTTCGGCATCGATGCTCGCGCGCTGGCGGCGTTTCGAATTATTCTCGGCTGTACGCTCTTGTTCGACATCCTCCACCGGTCGCGGGAGCTGGTCGCGTTCTACGCCGACGCCGGCGCGTACCCGCGGGCGTTGCGACTCGCGGTCGGCAACTCGCGAGGCGAGTACTCGCTGCACATGCTGTCGGGCGAGCCGTGGGCGCAGGCGCTGCTGTTCGGCCTCGCGGCGCTGCTCGCGCTCGCGCTGATCGTCGGCTACCGAACGCGACTCGTTACGTTCCTCTCGCTGGTCCTGCTGGTCTCCGTCCACTTCCGCAACCCGCTGGTCCTCAACGGTGCCGACAGGCTGTTGCGCGAGGTGCTGCTGCTGGCGCTGTTCCTGCCGCTCGGGCGGCGGTGGGCCGTGGACGCGCTCGGCGACGACCGGGAAGATGGCGATGATCAGAGCCGTGAACCCGGGAGCGAAACGAGAACGGGAACAGGATCCGAGAACTGGGTCGTGACGCCCGCGACGGCGGCCGTGCTCGTCTACGTCGTCGGCTTCTTCGCGAACAACGGCCAGCACAAGCGACTCGGCGACACCTGGACCACCGGCGAGGCGCTGGGGTACGCCCTCCGACAGGACCACATGACGATTCTCGTCGGCGATCACGTCGTCGACTATCCGCTGCTCCTCGAGGTCGGGACCTACGGCTGGCTGGCTCTGGTCGTCGGCGCCCCGCTGTTACTGGTGCTGACCGGGTGGCTCCGGACCGCCTACGTCGGGGCGTTCCTCGGCGCTACCGCCGGACTGGGACTGAGCATGGCCGTGGGGCTGTTCCCCGCCGTGCTGACGGCGGTGCTGGTGCTCTTCCTTCCCTCGTTCGTCTGGGACCGCCTCGAGGCGACCGTCGCGGCGTGCTGTGAGCGAGTCGGGCCGCTCGAGCGCCTGCGGTCGCGAACCGGTGCGCTCACGTCGCGAATCGGTCCGCCGCGCAGCCTCGGTTCGGTGCTCCCGTCGCAGATCAGGAACCGTCGGCACCGGCTCCGGTCGGTCCTCCTCGGCGGCGTGCTGCTCGTCGTCGTCCTCTGGACCGTCGGGTTGCTGGGCTACGCGGACGCGTTCGAGTCGGTCGACGCCGTCGATCCCGACGACAACCAGTGGACGATGTACGCCCCGAACCCGTCGACGAGCTACGGCTGGTACGTGGTCGAAGCGGAGCTCGAGTCCGGCGAGGAGATGGACGTCCTGCGAAACGAGGCGCTCCGGGAGGGGCCGCCGCCGGACGCGTCCGAGACGCTCCCGAGTTTCCGCTGGCGGAAGTTCATGAACTCGCTGGACGACGACGAGGCCCGCGCCGACCGGTTCGGGACGTACATGTGCGACCGCGCCGCCGACCAGTTCGATTCGCCCGTCGAGCGGATCGAAGTCACCTACCACTATCGGTCGATCGAACCTGACGGAGACGATCCGACGACGGGGACCGCCACTCGAGTCGAAACGACGTGTGCGGCGACCTGA
- the gpmI gene encoding 2,3-bisphosphoglycerate-independent phosphoglycerate mutase, translating to MDAALIILDGWGLGDGTSRDAVAAAETPNFDRLADAGAYGTLEVAGRRVGLPDGQMGNSEVGHLNIGAGRVVHQEYTRISDSIADGSFRENDAINTAFDNARANDGKVHFVGLVSDGGVHSDHEHLHALIELAGDRDVEAVTHAITDGRDTSPTGGRDYLSTLEDVVAEHGTGDVATVTGRYYAMDRDQNWERTKRAYDAMVHREADHEADSAVEAVEQSYDRDVTDEFVEPTVIADGPALEDGDSVVWFNFRSDRARQLTRMLADIRPEDWADQFETSPPDAEVVMLTQYDKTFDLPIAYPPNQPEQVLGEVLADAGRTQLRIAESEKYAHVTYFLNGGREIEFDGEIRKIVESPDVPTYDLQPEMSAPEVTDTAVDVIESDDPDVLVLNYANPDMVGHTGDYEAAIEAVEAVDAQLGRLTDALEDAGAHVLVTADHGNADDMGTEEDPHTAHTYNLVPLVYVADDGTAGGRTVRAGGTLADIAPTILELIDLAQPPEMTGESLLE from the coding sequence ATGGACGCTGCGCTGATCATCCTCGACGGGTGGGGACTCGGCGACGGAACGAGCAGAGACGCCGTAGCAGCCGCCGAAACGCCGAATTTCGATCGGCTCGCCGACGCCGGCGCGTACGGGACGCTCGAGGTCGCGGGCCGGCGCGTCGGCCTCCCCGACGGCCAGATGGGTAACAGCGAGGTCGGCCACCTCAATATCGGCGCCGGACGCGTGGTCCACCAGGAGTACACCCGGATCTCGGACTCGATCGCTGACGGCTCCTTCCGGGAGAACGACGCGATCAACACCGCGTTCGACAACGCCCGCGCAAACGACGGGAAGGTACACTTCGTCGGCCTCGTCAGCGATGGTGGGGTCCACTCCGACCACGAGCACCTCCACGCGCTGATCGAACTGGCGGGCGACCGCGACGTCGAGGCCGTCACCCACGCGATCACGGACGGCCGGGACACCTCGCCCACCGGTGGGCGGGACTACCTCTCGACGCTCGAGGACGTCGTCGCCGAGCACGGTACGGGCGACGTGGCGACGGTCACGGGTCGGTACTACGCGATGGACCGCGACCAGAACTGGGAGCGGACGAAGCGGGCCTACGACGCGATGGTCCACCGCGAGGCCGACCACGAGGCCGACTCCGCGGTCGAGGCGGTCGAGCAATCCTACGATCGCGACGTCACCGACGAGTTCGTCGAGCCGACCGTCATTGCGGACGGACCGGCCCTCGAGGACGGGGATTCGGTGGTCTGGTTCAACTTCCGCTCGGACCGCGCGCGTCAACTGACGCGAATGCTGGCCGATATCCGACCCGAGGACTGGGCCGACCAGTTCGAGACCAGTCCGCCGGACGCGGAGGTCGTCATGCTGACCCAGTACGACAAGACCTTCGACCTCCCGATCGCCTACCCGCCGAACCAGCCCGAGCAGGTGCTCGGCGAGGTACTGGCCGACGCGGGCCGGACGCAACTGCGGATCGCCGAATCCGAGAAGTACGCCCACGTCACCTACTTCCTCAATGGCGGCCGCGAGATCGAGTTCGACGGCGAGATCCGGAAGATCGTCGAGAGCCCCGACGTGCCGACCTACGACCTGCAGCCGGAGATGAGCGCCCCCGAAGTGACCGACACCGCCGTCGACGTGATCGAGTCCGACGACCCCGACGTGCTCGTGTTGAACTACGCCAATCCCGACATGGTCGGTCACACGGGCGACTACGAGGCCGCCATCGAGGCCGTCGAGGCCGTCGACGCGCAACTCGGCCGACTCACGGACGCCCTCGAGGACGCCGGCGCGCACGTCCTCGTCACCGCCGACCACGGCAACGCCGACGACATGGGTACCGAGGAGGATCCCCACACCGCGCACACGTACAATCTCGTTCCGCTCGTCTACGTGGCTGACGACGGAACCGCCGGCGGCAGGACCGTTCGAGCGGGCGGCACCCTCGCCGATATCGCGCCGACGATCCTCGAGTTGATCGACCTCGCACAGCCCCCGGAGATGACCGGCGAGTCGCTGCTCGAGTAA
- a CDS encoding NAD(P)H-dependent oxidoreductase, whose translation MNVLIVLGHPRTDSLCGALADAYRDGALEAGLEVRKLVVADCEFDPDVREVSPTDQPLEPDLRAAQDSIEWADHLVFVYPNWWGTMPARLKGFFDRVFTPGFAFVEYDEGEGAGHEGLLDDKTAELIVTMDMPPWVYRWIYRQPGNNAVKRATLGYAGIRTTRVTNLGPVEESTPEEREEWLEKATRLGERLASGPDSRSTRVRRRATAWLKALRLQFYPMAWVAYTIGALAAVGSSGVLSSTTYWLGFAFLFFLEAATVLSNEYVDYPTDRENAFAGPFTGGSQVLVDGTLEFDDLRRGIGVALALTVAFGGAALAVGPGSLVAGTAVMAALGVLALGYTVPPLELSYRTLGELDVAVTHSTGVLLVGYVLLGGRATDPFPWLLSVPFLLSVLPSITLAGVPDREADRAADKETIAVRFGVDGAARVAVATAGLACLTALVWVAFDVAGGAYDPLVLLSVPHALGLCWLLRDRLWDRTTPGRIDGLMAAALSFLGWFGVVPLLNLL comes from the coding sequence ATGAACGTCCTGATCGTCCTCGGGCACCCTCGGACCGACAGCCTCTGTGGCGCGCTGGCCGACGCCTACCGTGACGGCGCGCTCGAGGCCGGTCTCGAGGTGCGGAAGCTCGTCGTCGCCGATTGCGAGTTCGATCCCGACGTCCGCGAGGTCTCGCCGACCGACCAGCCGCTGGAGCCTGACCTGCGGGCGGCCCAGGATTCGATCGAGTGGGCCGACCACCTCGTCTTCGTTTACCCGAATTGGTGGGGGACGATGCCGGCGCGGCTCAAGGGCTTTTTCGACCGCGTCTTCACGCCCGGTTTCGCGTTCGTCGAGTACGACGAGGGGGAGGGCGCGGGTCACGAGGGACTACTGGACGACAAGACCGCCGAGTTGATCGTCACGATGGACATGCCGCCGTGGGTCTACCGCTGGATCTACCGTCAGCCGGGCAACAATGCCGTCAAGCGCGCGACGTTGGGCTATGCTGGGATCCGTACCACGCGGGTCACGAACCTCGGTCCCGTCGAGGAGTCGACCCCCGAGGAGCGAGAGGAGTGGCTCGAGAAGGCGACTCGACTCGGCGAGCGTCTCGCCAGCGGGCCAGATTCGCGATCCACGCGCGTCCGGCGCCGGGCGACGGCGTGGCTGAAGGCCCTGCGGCTACAGTTCTACCCGATGGCGTGGGTGGCCTACACCATCGGCGCGCTGGCGGCCGTCGGCTCGAGCGGTGTCCTCTCGTCGACCACCTACTGGCTGGGCTTCGCCTTCCTCTTCTTCCTCGAGGCGGCGACGGTGCTGTCGAACGAGTACGTCGATTACCCGACGGACCGCGAGAACGCGTTCGCCGGTCCCTTTACGGGAGGTTCACAGGTGTTGGTCGACGGCACGCTCGAGTTCGACGACCTCAGACGGGGGATCGGCGTCGCGCTCGCGCTGACCGTCGCCTTCGGTGGGGCCGCGCTCGCGGTCGGTCCCGGCTCGCTCGTGGCCGGTACGGCCGTCATGGCCGCTCTGGGCGTGCTGGCGCTCGGCTACACGGTGCCGCCACTCGAGTTATCCTACCGGACGCTGGGCGAACTCGACGTGGCCGTCACCCACAGCACTGGGGTCCTGCTGGTCGGCTACGTCCTGCTCGGCGGGCGGGCGACCGACCCGTTCCCGTGGCTGCTGTCGGTGCCGTTCCTGCTGTCGGTGCTTCCGTCGATCACGCTGGCCGGCGTGCCGGACCGCGAGGCCGACCGGGCCGCCGACAAGGAGACGATCGCGGTTCGCTTCGGCGTCGACGGCGCCGCGAGGGTGGCCGTGGCGACCGCGGGTCTGGCCTGTCTGACGGCGCTCGTCTGGGTGGCGTTCGACGTCGCCGGAGGCGCCTACGACCCGCTCGTGCTCCTCAGCGTTCCACACGCGCTCGGGCTCTGCTGGCTCCTTCGGGATCGGCTGTGGGATCGAACGACGCCCGGCCGCATCGACGGCCTGATGGCTGCCGCGCTCTCCTTTCTGGGCTGGTTCGGCGTCGTCCCGCTGCTGAACCTGCTGTGA